The following proteins come from a genomic window of Streptomyces sp. NBC_01716:
- the dnaJ gene encoding molecular chaperone DnaJ → MATDYYAVLGVRRDASQDEIKKAFRRLARELHPDVNPDPKTQERFKEINAAYEVLSDPQKKQVYDLGGDPLSQAGGGAGGFGAGGFGNFSDIMDAFFGTSQQRGPRSRTRRGQDAMIRLEIDLNEAAFGTTKDIQVDTAVVCTTCSGEGAAPGTSAQTCDMCRGRGEVSQVTRSFLGQVMTSRPCPQCQGFGTVVPTPCPECAGDGRIRSRRTLTVKIPAGVDNGTRIQLSGEGEVGPGGGPAGDLYVEIHELPHTVFQRRGDDLHCTVTIPMTAASLGTQCPLETLDGVEDIDVRPGTQSGQSIPLHGRGITHLRGGGRGDLIVHVEVMTPAKLDPEQERLLRELAKLRGEERPTGQFQPGQQGLFSRLKDAFNGR, encoded by the coding sequence GTGGCCACGGACTACTACGCCGTACTCGGCGTACGCCGCGACGCATCACAGGACGAGATCAAGAAGGCATTCCGCAGGCTCGCCCGCGAGCTGCACCCGGATGTCAATCCCGATCCCAAGACGCAGGAGCGCTTCAAGGAGATCAACGCCGCGTACGAGGTGTTGTCGGACCCGCAGAAGAAGCAGGTCTACGACCTCGGCGGCGACCCGCTCTCGCAGGCGGGCGGCGGTGCCGGCGGCTTCGGTGCCGGTGGCTTCGGCAACTTCTCGGACATCATGGACGCGTTCTTCGGGACGTCGCAGCAGCGTGGGCCGAGGTCGCGGACGCGGCGCGGCCAGGACGCGATGATCCGGCTGGAGATCGACCTCAACGAGGCCGCCTTCGGTACGACGAAGGACATCCAGGTAGACACGGCGGTCGTCTGTACGACCTGCTCGGGCGAGGGCGCCGCACCCGGCACCTCCGCGCAGACCTGTGACATGTGCCGCGGTCGCGGTGAGGTCTCGCAGGTCACGCGGTCCTTCCTGGGCCAGGTCATGACCTCGCGGCCGTGCCCGCAGTGCCAGGGCTTCGGTACGGTCGTGCCGACCCCCTGCCCCGAGTGCGCGGGCGACGGCCGTATCCGCTCGCGCCGCACGCTCACGGTCAAGATCCCCGCGGGCGTCGACAACGGCACCCGTATCCAGCTCTCGGGTGAGGGCGAGGTCGGGCCAGGTGGCGGTCCGGCGGGCGATCTGTACGTCGAGATCCATGAGCTGCCGCACACGGTGTTCCAGCGCCGCGGCGACGATCTGCACTGCACGGTCACCATCCCGATGACCGCGGCGTCCCTGGGCACCCAGTGCCCGCTGGAGACGCTGGACGGGGTCGAGGACATCGACGTACGGCCGGGCACCCAGTCCGGCCAGTCGATCCCGCTCCACGGCCGTGGCATCACGCATCTGCGCGGCGGTGGCCGGGGCGACCTGATCGTCCATGTCGAGGTCATGACCCCGGCGAAACTCGACCCGGAGCAGGAGCGGTTGCTGCGGGAGCTGGCGAAGCTCAGGGGCGAGGAACGGCCCACCGGCCAGTTCCAACCGGGACAGCAGGGCCTCTTCTCCCGGCTGAAGGACGCGTTCAACGGTCGTTAG
- a CDS encoding nitronate monooxygenase, whose protein sequence is MSSVLTDLCRYPIVQAPMAGGASGPQLVAAVGDAGGLGFLAAGYKTADGMYEEVKQLRGLSSAPFGINLFMPQPHHDDHAAVDLYREQLAGEATWYETPLGDPDAGGDDGYEAKLAILLDDPVPVVSFTFGCPTPTTLDAFTRVGTLTVVTVTTPEEAQTAQWSGADVVCVQGIEAGGHQGTHRDDPATDGAGIGLLSLVTQVRDSVRLPVIAAGGLMRGGQIAAVLAAGADAAQFGTAFLVCPESGAHALHKQAMTNPLFTRTELTRAFSGRPARGLVNRFMREHGPYAPPAYPEVHHLTAGLRRAAAKVGDPQGMALWAGQGHRMARALPAGQLVEVLADELEATRASLTLGNAS, encoded by the coding sequence ATGTCCTCCGTGTTGACCGATCTCTGCCGGTATCCGATCGTGCAGGCGCCCATGGCCGGCGGCGCGTCCGGCCCGCAGCTGGTCGCGGCCGTCGGGGACGCCGGCGGACTCGGATTCCTCGCCGCCGGTTACAAGACCGCCGACGGGATGTACGAAGAGGTCAAGCAGCTCCGGGGGCTCAGCTCGGCCCCGTTCGGGATCAATCTGTTCATGCCGCAGCCGCATCACGACGACCACGCCGCCGTGGATCTCTACCGCGAACAGCTGGCCGGTGAGGCGACCTGGTACGAGACGCCGCTCGGCGACCCCGACGCGGGCGGCGACGACGGGTACGAGGCCAAGCTCGCGATACTGCTCGACGATCCCGTCCCCGTCGTGTCGTTCACCTTCGGCTGCCCCACGCCCACCACCCTCGACGCTTTCACCCGCGTCGGCACCCTCACCGTCGTCACGGTGACCACACCAGAGGAGGCCCAGACCGCCCAGTGGTCGGGCGCCGACGTCGTCTGCGTCCAGGGCATCGAGGCGGGCGGCCATCAGGGCACGCACCGCGACGACCCCGCCACCGACGGCGCGGGCATCGGGCTGCTGTCGCTCGTGACGCAGGTACGGGACTCCGTACGGCTCCCGGTCATCGCGGCCGGCGGACTCATGCGCGGCGGCCAGATCGCCGCCGTACTGGCCGCGGGCGCCGACGCCGCGCAGTTCGGCACCGCCTTCCTCGTCTGCCCGGAGTCCGGCGCCCACGCGCTCCACAAGCAGGCCATGACCAACCCGCTGTTCACCCGCACCGAACTCACCCGCGCCTTCTCCGGCCGGCCCGCGCGCGGTCTCGTCAACCGCTTCATGCGCGAACACGGCCCGTACGCCCCGCCCGCGTACCCGGAGGTGCACCACCTGACCGCCGGACTGCGCAGGGCCGCCGCCAAGGTCGGCGACCCCCAGGGCATGGCCCTGTGGGCCGGCCAGGGCCACCGGATGGCCCGCGCTCTGCCCGCCGGGCAGCTCGTCGAGGTCCTCGCCGACGAACTCGAAGCCACCCGCGCCTCGTTGACCCTGGGGAACGCCTCATGA
- a CDS encoding response regulator — protein sequence MSTQIPTRQATDTLVADRAGILLVDDMEENLLALEAVLTSLNAPLVRARSGEEAMRALRRERFALVLLDVRMPGMDGFDTAAGIKRLDQAKDVPIIFLTGGDTDSGFTFRGYATGAADFIPKPFDPWVLRAKVTVFLELHRKNRQLEALQAQDHARLAEMGHRLAAIGSMLGDEGPVGHDGGPGELAALRDHVAGLDNILRELRRGRSLQP from the coding sequence ATGAGCACCCAGATACCCACCCGGCAAGCCACTGACACCCTTGTCGCGGACCGCGCGGGAATCCTCCTGGTCGACGACATGGAGGAGAATCTTCTCGCACTCGAAGCCGTTCTGACATCCCTCAACGCCCCACTGGTGCGGGCCCGTTCGGGCGAGGAGGCGATGCGGGCCCTGCGTCGCGAGCGGTTCGCGCTGGTTCTGCTGGACGTACGGATGCCGGGCATGGACGGCTTCGACACCGCCGCCGGCATCAAGCGGCTGGACCAGGCGAAGGACGTCCCGATCATCTTCCTGACCGGCGGCGACACCGACAGCGGGTTCACGTTCCGCGGCTACGCGACCGGGGCGGCGGACTTCATCCCGAAGCCGTTCGACCCCTGGGTACTGCGCGCCAAGGTGACGGTCTTCCTCGAACTGCACCGCAAGAACCGCCAGTTGGAAGCCCTGCAGGCCCAGGACCACGCACGGCTCGCGGAGATGGGCCACCGGCTCGCCGCGATCGGGTCGATGCTCGGCGACGAGGGTCCGGTCGGTCACGACGGCGGCCCCGGCGAACTGGCCGCGCTGCGCGACCATGTGGCCGGGCTCGACAACATACTGCGGGAATTACGCCGCGGACGGAGCCTTCAGCCGTAG
- the hemW gene encoding radical SAM family heme chaperone HemW produces the protein MPSALPDGDPMPESGALPAHALEGAGDRPLGFYLHVPYCATRCGYCDFNTYTATELRGSGGVLASRDNYADTLTDEIRLARKVLGDDSRPVRTVFVGGGTPTLLAASDLVRMLGAVRDEFGLADDAEVTTEANPESVGPEYLAELRAGGFNRISFGMQSAKRHVLQVLDRTHTPGRPEACVAEAHAAGFDHVNLDLIYGTPGETDDDWRDSLAAAVGAGPDHVSAYALIVEEGTGLARRIRRGEIPMTDDDEHADRYLIADETLAAAGFSWYEVSNWATTPAGRCLHNELYWRGADWWGAGPGAHSHVGGVRWWNVKHPGAYAAALAEGRSPGAGRELLTAEDRRVERILLELRLSEGVELSLLRPAGLAAAGRALGEGLLSAGPYGEGRAVLTLRGRLLADAVVRDLVD, from the coding sequence ATGCCTTCCGCTCTGCCCGACGGTGACCCCATGCCCGAGTCCGGCGCGCTGCCCGCGCACGCCCTGGAGGGTGCGGGGGACCGGCCGCTCGGCTTCTATCTGCACGTGCCGTACTGCGCCACCCGCTGCGGCTACTGCGACTTCAACACCTACACCGCGACGGAGCTGCGCGGCTCGGGCGGCGTCCTGGCGTCCCGCGACAACTACGCCGACACCCTGACCGACGAGATCCGGCTCGCCCGCAAGGTCCTCGGCGACGACTCCCGGCCCGTCCGCACCGTCTTCGTCGGCGGCGGTACGCCCACGCTGCTCGCCGCGTCCGACCTCGTACGGATGCTGGGCGCCGTACGCGACGAGTTCGGCCTCGCGGACGACGCCGAGGTCACCACCGAGGCGAACCCGGAGTCCGTCGGCCCCGAGTACCTCGCGGAGCTCCGCGCGGGCGGCTTCAACCGGATCTCCTTCGGTATGCAGAGCGCGAAGCGGCACGTGCTCCAGGTCCTCGACCGCACGCACACCCCCGGACGGCCCGAGGCGTGCGTCGCGGAGGCCCACGCGGCCGGGTTCGACCATGTGAACCTCGACCTGATCTACGGCACGCCCGGGGAGACCGACGACGACTGGCGCGATTCGCTGGCGGCGGCGGTGGGGGCGGGGCCCGACCATGTGTCGGCGTACGCGCTCATCGTCGAGGAGGGCACGGGGCTCGCCCGCCGGATCCGCCGGGGCGAGATCCCCATGACCGACGACGACGAGCACGCGGACCGGTACCTGATCGCGGACGAGACGCTGGCGGCGGCCGGGTTCTCCTGGTACGAGGTCTCCAACTGGGCCACCACGCCGGCCGGCCGCTGCCTGCACAACGAGCTGTACTGGCGCGGGGCGGACTGGTGGGGCGCGGGTCCCGGCGCCCACAGCCACGTGGGCGGGGTCCGGTGGTGGAACGTGAAGCACCCGGGGGCGTACGCGGCGGCGCTGGCGGAGGGGCGGTCGCCGGGGGCGGGCCGGGAGCTCCTCACGGCGGAGGACCGGCGCGTGGAGCGCATCCTGCTGGAGCTGCGGCTGTCGGAGGGCGTGGAGCTGTCCCTGCTGCGGCCTGCGGGGCTGGCGGCTGCGGGGCGGGCGCTGGGCGAGGGGCTGCTGTCGGCGGGGCCGTACGGGGAAGGGCGGGCGGTGCTGACGCTGCGGGGGAGGTTGCTGGCGGACGCGGTGGTGCGGGATCTGGTGGATTGA
- a CDS encoding AMP-dependent synthetase/ligase, whose translation MSDTKTLIENRPPSVATLFIERVAATPDAEAYRYPVPPATGQGPADWKSLSWGQAAVRVYAMAAGLIALGVRPEERVALAAATRVEWILADLGVMCAGAATTTVYPSTNAEECAYILGDSGSRVLIAEDGVQLAKARERRAELPNLAHVVVIEAADAKPADGDPDGWVLSLADLEELGTKHLREHPQAVKERVGEIRADKLATLIYTSGTTGRPKGVRLRHDNWSYMAKAIAGTGLIAKDDVQYLWLPLAHVFGKVLTSGQIEVGHVTAVDGRVDKIIENLPVVRPTYMAAVPRIFEKVYNGVAAKARAGGGAKYKIFQWAAEVSREYAKVSQDNFRHTGTASAPFGLRAKHSVADRLVYAKLREAFGGRLRAAISGSAALAPDIGFFFSGAGIHILEGYGLTESSAASFVNPGEAYRTGTVGKPLPGCEVRIADDGEIMLRGPGIMDGYHGLPEKTVEVLESDGWLHTGDIGELSVDGYLRITDRKKDLIKTSGGKYIAPAEVEGQFKAVCPYVSNILVHGADRNFCTALISLDEPALLGWAAENGMEGTSYADVVASPRTRELIEGYVKELNEGLQRWQTIRKFRLLPRDLDIEHGELTPSLKLKRPVVEREYKYLLDEMYEGAREA comes from the coding sequence GTGAGCGACACAAAGACCTTGATCGAGAATCGGCCGCCGTCAGTGGCGACTCTCTTCATTGAGCGCGTGGCGGCCACGCCCGACGCGGAGGCGTACCGCTATCCGGTCCCTCCCGCCACCGGTCAGGGCCCCGCCGACTGGAAGTCCCTGAGCTGGGGCCAGGCGGCCGTACGGGTGTACGCGATGGCCGCCGGTCTGATCGCGCTGGGCGTACGGCCCGAGGAGCGCGTCGCGCTCGCCGCCGCCACCCGGGTCGAGTGGATCCTCGCCGACCTCGGTGTGATGTGCGCGGGCGCCGCGACCACGACTGTCTACCCCTCGACGAACGCCGAGGAGTGCGCGTACATCCTCGGCGACTCCGGGAGCCGCGTCCTCATCGCGGAGGACGGCGTGCAGCTCGCCAAGGCGCGCGAGCGACGGGCCGAGCTCCCGAATCTCGCCCATGTCGTGGTGATCGAGGCGGCGGACGCGAAGCCCGCCGATGGCGACCCGGACGGCTGGGTGCTCTCCCTCGCCGACCTGGAGGAGCTCGGGACGAAGCACCTTCGGGAGCACCCCCAGGCCGTCAAGGAGCGGGTCGGGGAGATCAGGGCCGACAAGCTCGCCACCCTCATCTACACCTCGGGCACCACCGGCCGCCCCAAGGGTGTTCGGCTGCGGCACGACAACTGGTCCTACATGGCGAAGGCCATCGCGGGTACCGGGCTCATCGCCAAGGACGACGTCCAGTACCTCTGGCTGCCGCTGGCGCACGTCTTCGGCAAGGTGCTGACCTCCGGCCAGATCGAGGTCGGCCATGTCACCGCCGTCGACGGCCGCGTCGACAAGATCATCGAGAATCTGCCGGTGGTGCGCCCGACCTACATGGCGGCGGTGCCCCGCATCTTCGAGAAGGTCTACAACGGGGTCGCGGCCAAGGCACGCGCCGGCGGCGGCGCGAAGTACAAGATCTTCCAGTGGGCCGCGGAGGTCTCGCGCGAGTACGCCAAGGTCAGCCAGGACAACTTCCGGCACACCGGCACCGCTTCGGCGCCCTTCGGTCTGCGCGCCAAGCACTCCGTCGCCGACAGACTCGTCTACGCCAAGCTCCGCGAGGCGTTCGGTGGCCGGCTGCGCGCCGCGATCTCCGGATCAGCCGCCCTCGCTCCCGACATCGGCTTCTTCTTCTCCGGCGCCGGAATCCACATCCTGGAGGGCTACGGCCTCACCGAGTCCAGCGCCGCCAGCTTCGTCAACCCGGGCGAGGCATACCGCACCGGCACCGTCGGCAAGCCGCTGCCCGGCTGCGAGGTCCGGATCGCCGACGACGGCGAGATCATGCTGCGCGGCCCCGGCATCATGGACGGCTACCACGGGCTGCCCGAGAAGACCGTCGAAGTCCTCGAATCCGACGGCTGGCTCCACACCGGCGACATCGGTGAGCTGTCGGTCGACGGCTATCTGCGGATCACCGACCGCAAGAAGGACCTGATCAAGACGTCCGGGGGCAAGTACATCGCACCGGCCGAGGTCGAGGGCCAGTTCAAGGCGGTGTGCCCGTACGTCTCGAACATCCTGGTGCACGGCGCCGACCGGAACTTCTGCACCGCGCTCATCTCGCTGGACGAACCGGCCCTGCTCGGCTGGGCGGCGGAGAACGGTATGGAGGGCACCTCGTACGCGGACGTCGTCGCGTCGCCGCGGACGCGCGAGCTCATCGAGGGCTATGTGAAGGAGCTCAACGAGGGCCTTCAGCGCTGGCAGACGATCAGGAAGTTCCGGCTGCTGCCGCGCGACCTGGACATCGAGCACGGCGAGCTGACGCCGAGTCTGAAGCTCAAGCGGCCGGTCGTGGAGCGGGAGTACAAGTACCTGCTGGACGAGATGTACGAGGGCGCGCGGGAGGCGTAG
- a CDS encoding DUF3097 domain-containing protein has translation MRSYSPDLTPPWKRSKPVPEVPAEPDLVVEEVSTGFCGAVIRCEKTAEGPTVTLEDRFGKHRVFPLVARGFLLEGQAVTLVRPTAGGPARPTRTASGSVAVPGARARVARAGRIYVEGRHDAELVERVWGDDLRIEGVVVEYLEGIDDLPAIVAEFAPAPDARLGVLVDHLVPGSKESRLAEQVTGDDVLVVGHPYIDVWEAVKPSSVGIAAWPTIPRGQDWKTGVCRSLGWPENTGAAWQRILSSVRSYRDLEPALLGRVEELIDFVTDPPRE, from the coding sequence ATGCGCAGCTACAGCCCCGATCTGACCCCGCCCTGGAAGCGCTCGAAGCCGGTGCCGGAGGTGCCCGCCGAGCCGGATCTGGTGGTCGAGGAGGTGTCGACGGGCTTCTGCGGCGCGGTGATCCGCTGCGAGAAGACGGCCGAGGGGCCGACGGTCACCCTGGAGGACCGCTTCGGCAAGCACCGGGTGTTCCCGCTGGTGGCGCGCGGGTTCCTGCTCGAAGGCCAGGCCGTCACCCTGGTCCGGCCAACCGCCGGCGGCCCGGCCCGGCCCACCCGCACGGCCTCCGGCTCGGTAGCCGTCCCCGGCGCGCGGGCGCGGGTCGCCCGTGCGGGGCGTATCTACGTAGAAGGGCGGCACGACGCGGAACTGGTCGAGCGGGTCTGGGGCGACGACCTCCGTATAGAGGGCGTGGTCGTGGAGTATCTGGAGGGCATCGACGACCTCCCGGCGATCGTCGCGGAGTTCGCCCCGGCACCTGACGCGCGGCTCGGCGTCCTGGTGGACCACCTGGTGCCCGGCTCCAAGGAGTCCCGCCTGGCGGAGCAGGTCACCGGGGACGACGTACTGGTCGTGGGGCACCCGTACATCGACGTCTGGGAGGCGGTGAAGCCGTCCTCGGTGGGCATCGCGGCCTGGCCGACGATTCCGCGCGGCCAGGACTGGAAGACGGGGGTGTGCCGGTCCCTGGGCTGGCCGGAAAACACCGGTGCGGCGTGGCAGCGAATCCTGTCCTCGGTCCGAAGCTACCGGGACCTGGAACCGGCGCTGCTGGGCCGGGTGGAGGAGTTGATCGACTTCGTGACGGACCCCCCGCGCGAGTAG
- a CDS encoding MBL fold metallo-hydrolase, with the protein MDVRWEEHGWERLAPGVGRRRLPGWDATVGLVVGADAVLLYDTGSTLREGSEIRAQAQALCGRRVTHIALSHPHFDHVLGTAAFSGAEIYGAVGLGELLLRDRESLRATAVRHGVPASEAATAVDVLVVPDHPVTGEWTLDLGGRQVLLANVGPGHSGHDLALLVPGDREIVFCGDLVEESGEPQAGDDAIPARWPAALDRLLALGGGDAVYVPGHGAAVDAAFVRAQRGALAARFGTA; encoded by the coding sequence ATGGACGTCCGTTGGGAAGAGCACGGCTGGGAACGACTGGCTCCGGGGGTCGGCAGACGGCGGCTGCCTGGCTGGGATGCGACGGTCGGGCTTGTCGTGGGCGCGGACGCCGTCCTTCTGTACGACACGGGCTCGACGCTCCGCGAGGGCTCGGAGATCCGCGCGCAGGCGCAAGCGCTGTGCGGCAGGCGCGTCACCCATATCGCGCTCAGTCATCCCCACTTCGACCACGTCCTGGGCACGGCGGCCTTCTCGGGGGCGGAGATCTACGGGGCGGTCGGCCTGGGCGAGCTGCTGCTCCGCGACCGGGAGAGCCTGCGCGCCACGGCCGTACGGCACGGCGTACCCGCCTCCGAAGCCGCGACGGCGGTGGACGTACTGGTGGTGCCGGACCATCCCGTAACGGGCGAGTGGACGCTCGATCTCGGCGGGCGACAGGTACTTCTCGCCAATGTCGGCCCCGGGCACTCCGGGCACGATCTGGCCCTGCTCGTCCCGGGCGACCGGGAGATCGTCTTCTGCGGCGACCTGGTCGAGGAGTCGGGCGAACCCCAGGCGGGCGACGACGCGATTCCCGCCCGCTGGCCTGCCGCCCTCGATCGGCTGCTGGCGCTGGGCGGCGGGGACGCGGTGTACGTTCCCGGCCATGGCGCGGCCGTCGACGCGGCGTTCGTACGGGCCCAGCGGGGCGCGCTCGCCGCACGTTTCGGCACGGCGTGA
- the hrcA gene encoding heat-inducible transcriptional repressor HrcA has product MLSERRLEVLRAIVQDYVGTEEPVGSKALTERHKLGVSPATVRNDMAVLEDEGFIAQPHTSAGRIPTDKGYRLFVDRLAGVKPLSAPERRAIQNFLDSAVDLDDVVGRTVRLLAQLTRQVAVVQYPSLTRSTVRHVELLSLAPARLMLVLITDTGRVEQRMIDCPVPFGDTSLADLRARLNARVVGRRFSDVPLLVQELPDSFDLEDRGTVSTVLATLLETLVEETEERLMIGGTANLTRFGHDFPLTIRPVLEALEEQVVLLRLLGEAEDSGMTVRIGHENAHEGLNSTSVVAVGYGSGDEAVAKLGVVGPTRMDYPGTMGAVRAVARYVGQILAES; this is encoded by the coding sequence ATGCTGAGCGAACGCAGGCTTGAGGTGCTGCGCGCCATCGTCCAGGACTATGTCGGCACCGAGGAGCCCGTCGGCTCCAAGGCGCTCACCGAGCGGCACAAGCTCGGTGTCTCCCCGGCCACCGTCCGTAACGACATGGCGGTGCTGGAGGACGAGGGCTTCATCGCCCAGCCCCACACCAGTGCGGGGCGTATTCCGACGGACAAGGGCTACCGGCTCTTCGTCGACCGGCTGGCGGGCGTCAAGCCGCTCTCGGCGCCGGAGCGCAGGGCCATCCAGAACTTTCTCGACAGTGCCGTCGATCTGGACGACGTGGTGGGCCGTACGGTGCGGCTGCTCGCGCAGCTGACCCGGCAGGTCGCGGTCGTGCAGTACCCCTCGCTGACCCGCTCGACGGTGCGGCATGTGGAACTGCTCTCGCTGGCCCCCGCGCGGCTGATGCTGGTTCTGATCACCGACACCGGCCGGGTCGAGCAGCGCATGATCGACTGTCCGGTGCCGTTCGGCGACACGTCGCTGGCGGACCTGCGGGCCCGGCTCAACGCCCGGGTCGTGGGGCGCCGGTTCTCCGACGTGCCGCTGCTGGTGCAGGAGTTGCCCGACTCCTTCGACCTGGAGGACCGGGGCACGGTGTCCACGGTCCTCGCGACGCTTCTGGAGACGCTGGTCGAGGAGACCGAGGAGCGGCTGATGATCGGCGGCACCGCCAATCTGACGCGCTTCGGGCACGACTTCCCCCTGACAATCCGGCCTGTGCTGGAGGCACTTGAGGAGCAGGTCGTGCTCCTCAGGCTCCTCGGCGAGGCCGAGGACTCAGGCATGACCGTACGAATCGGGCACGAGAACGCCCACGAGGGCCTCAACTCCACGTCCGTCGTCGCGGTCGGCTACGGTTCGGGCGACGAGGCAGTCGCCAAACTCGGCGTGGTCGGACCGACCCGCATGGACTACCCCGGAACGATGGGAGCGGTACGCGCAGTGGCACGTTACGTCGGACAGATCCTGGCGGAGTCGTAA
- a CDS encoding SpoIIE family protein phosphatase: MPTLTVSWAFRNDERRTARTSLPGNPLAPSAARRFVRAALAEWTSLGLLTACALCQGEARCPPGEHSSDVLADDAVLIVDELVTNAVVHAGTNVELLCRLEAPLEPAAEAPDATPGPDGAPVPLPEPDADAERESAALVIEVSDHHPARSVRSDAHGPAGGGAPDYGRGLQLIAALAERWGITYRTGLKTVWARLPLDGPATEAASGTDTAAGANGVVGEPALRRGLRAAEILAAAPHGIPREDPDWISRGALSFLAEASDLLAGQLDEDLVAALAGQLLVPRLADWCAIWLDGEGEGHGRAGTPRLARVWHADESRIEPLRALLEKEPPRLLDPRRGEDGGGGGTGGRNVPVPVPWPGSGQTGAHDGAAVACRLVANGRPLGTLVLGRRRLARMPDEVIALIEDFARRVALAIGAARRYTRQATISRILQRSLLPSQVARIPGVESHLVYEPADDGVVGGDFYDVFPAPPGGRWCFMLGDVQGSGPEAAVVTGLARPWLRLLAREGYGVGEVLDRLNRLLLDDAMEAAEAAALMVAVAGGQDLTGGDGALPGLSDLGPLSDMGDIRDIGDIEQSAGDGGRGGGLADGGQSRFLSLLYGELAPLPGTGGGARCTLASAGHPLPLLLKPDGTVSVAAEPQLLLGVDENVAYESLSFDLASGDTLLCVTDGVTERRSGRLLLDDDDGLAAILAGCTGLSAQGVAERIRRAVHDFDPSPPSDDLAMLVLRAE, encoded by the coding sequence GTGCCGACTCTGACAGTGAGTTGGGCGTTCCGTAACGACGAGCGACGCACGGCACGCACCAGTCTGCCGGGCAACCCGCTCGCGCCGTCCGCCGCGCGCCGGTTCGTGCGCGCGGCGCTCGCCGAGTGGACGAGCCTCGGGCTGCTCACCGCCTGCGCCCTCTGCCAGGGCGAGGCGCGGTGCCCACCGGGTGAGCACAGCTCCGACGTGCTGGCCGACGACGCGGTGTTGATCGTCGACGAACTGGTCACCAACGCCGTCGTGCACGCGGGCACCAACGTCGAACTGCTCTGCCGTCTGGAAGCGCCGCTGGAGCCGGCGGCCGAGGCACCCGACGCGACGCCCGGTCCTGACGGCGCGCCCGTCCCGCTGCCCGAGCCGGACGCGGACGCGGAGCGGGAGTCCGCCGCCCTCGTCATCGAGGTGTCCGACCACCACCCCGCCCGCTCCGTGCGCAGCGACGCGCACGGGCCTGCGGGCGGCGGCGCCCCCGACTACGGCCGTGGCCTCCAGCTCATCGCCGCCCTCGCGGAACGCTGGGGCATCACGTACCGCACCGGCCTCAAGACCGTCTGGGCCCGGCTCCCGCTCGACGGGCCGGCCACCGAGGCCGCATCCGGCACCGACACGGCCGCCGGAGCCAACGGGGTCGTCGGCGAACCCGCCCTGCGCCGCGGGCTGCGCGCCGCCGAGATCCTCGCCGCCGCACCGCACGGCATACCGCGCGAGGACCCGGACTGGATCAGCCGGGGCGCCCTCTCCTTCCTCGCCGAAGCCTCCGACCTGCTCGCCGGCCAGCTCGACGAGGACTTGGTCGCCGCGCTCGCCGGGCAACTGCTCGTGCCCCGGCTCGCCGACTGGTGCGCGATCTGGCTCGACGGCGAGGGCGAAGGGCACGGCAGGGCGGGCACACCGCGGCTCGCCCGCGTCTGGCACGCCGACGAGTCCCGCATCGAACCGCTGCGCGCCCTTCTGGAGAAGGAGCCGCCGCGGCTGCTCGACCCCCGGCGCGGAGAGGACGGCGGGGGCGGCGGTACCGGCGGGCGTAACGTTCCTGTGCCCGTCCCCTGGCCCGGCTCGGGCCAGACCGGCGCGCACGACGGCGCGGCCGTCGCGTGCCGGCTCGTCGCCAACGGCCGCCCTCTCGGCACCCTCGTCCTCGGGCGGCGCCGGCTCGCCCGGATGCCCGACGAAGTGATCGCGCTCATCGAGGACTTCGCCCGCCGCGTCGCCCTCGCGATCGGCGCCGCCCGCCGCTACACCCGGCAGGCCACCATCAGCCGAATCCTGCAACGCAGCCTGCTGCCCAGCCAGGTCGCCCGGATCCCGGGCGTCGAGAGCCACCTCGTGTACGAGCCCGCCGACGACGGCGTGGTCGGCGGCGACTTCTACGACGTCTTCCCCGCGCCGCCAGGCGGACGCTGGTGCTTCATGCTCGGCGACGTCCAGGGCAGCGGCCCCGAGGCCGCCGTCGTCACCGGTCTCGCCCGGCCCTGGCTGCGGCTCCTCGCCCGCGAGGGGTACGGCGTCGGCGAGGTCCTCGACCGGCTCAACCGGCTCCTGCTCGACGACGCGATGGAAGCCGCCGAAGCCGCCGCTCTGATGGTCGCCGTCGCGGGCGGGCAGGACCTGACGGGCGGGGACGGCGCCCTCCCCGGACTCAGCGATCTCGGCCCGCTCAGTGACATGGGCGACATCCGTGACATCGGCGACATCGAGCAGAGCGCCGGGGACGGCGGGCGCGGCGGCGGACTCGCCGACGGCGGCCAGTCGCGCTTCCTCTCCCTCCTCTACGGAGAGCTCGCGCCGCTCCCCGGCACCGGCGGCGGCGCGCGCTGCACCCTCGCGAGCGCGGGCCACCCGCTGCCGCTGCTGCTGAAGCCCGACGGGACGGTGAGCGTGGCGGCGGAGCCGCAGCTGCTCCTCGGGGTCGACGAGAACGTCGCGTACGAGAGCCTCAGCTTCGACCTGGCGTCGGGGGACACGCTCCTGTGCGTCACCGACGGCGTCACCGAGCGCCGCTCGGGGCGGCTGCTCCTGGACGACGACGACGGTCTCGCCGCGATCCTGGCGGGCTGCACGGGGTTGAGCGCGCAGGGTGTCGCCGAACGGATTCGACGCGCCGTGCACGACTTCGATCCGAGTCCGCCGTCGGACGATCTGGCGATGCTGGTGCTGCGCGCGGAGTAG